In a genomic window of Glycine max cultivar Williams 82 chromosome 13, Glycine_max_v4.0, whole genome shotgun sequence:
- the MYB172 gene encoding MYB transcription factor MYB172 has protein sequence MADSDLSSSQISTHSTGNRGSSKVEFSEDEETLIIRMYKLVGERWSIIAGRIPGRTAEEIEKYWTSRFSGSSE, from the exons ATGGCTGACTCGGATCTCTCTTCAAGTCAAATTTCTACACATTCTACTG GAAATCGAGGGTCTTCCAAAGTTGAATTTTCTGAAGATGAGGAAACCCTCATCATCAGGATGTATAAACTGGTAGGGGAGAG gtggTCTATAATTGCTGGAAGGATTCCTGGAAGAACAGCAGAGGAAATAGAGAAGTATTGGACTTCAAGATTCTCGGGCTCTAGTGAATGA
- the LOC100805809 gene encoding peroxisome biogenesis protein 22 isoform X1: protein MATGGDGDTSKQELFQLIKRFGAYVTFKISNLFPLSLHNLDLRSIGAVAGLAVAIVFTWRLLRSPSGSQRRQQKRQGPSSSNPGVGTNSNSNASVVPSDACSPSDDSRAQNVVDEFFQPVKPTLGQIVRQKLSEGRKVTCRLLGVILEESSPEELQKQATVRSSVLEVLLEVTKFCDLYLMERVLDDESEKRVLVALEEAGVFTSGGLVKDKVLFCSTENGRSSFVRQLEPDWHIDSNPEIVTQLARFIKYQLHVSPYKTERTAANVFSAPSLEQFFGSI from the exons ATGGCCACCGGCGGCGACGGTGACACTTCCAAACAAGAGCTCTTCCAGCTCATCAAACGCTTCGGAGCTTACGTCACTTTCAAGATCTCCAATCtcttccctctctctctccacAACCTC GATTTACGCTCTATCGGGGCAGTTGCTGGTCTTGCTGTTGCAATTGTTTTCACATGGAGGCTCTTGAGATCTCCTTCTGGGTCTCAACGGAGGCAACAGAAACGGCAAGGTCCTTCATCTAGTAATCCTGGAGTCggtacaaattcaaattcaaatgcgTCGGTGGTTCCTTCGGATGCTTGTTCACCCTCAGATGATTCAAGGGCGCAAAATGTTGTTGATGAGTTCTTTCAGCCAGTCaag CCAACCTTGGGGCAGATAGTTAGGCAGAAGTTGAGTGAAGGAAGAAAG GTAACTTGTCGCCTTCTTGGAGTGATCCTTGAGGAAAGTAGTCCAGAGGAGCTGCAG AAACAAGCTACTGTGAGGTCCTCTGTGCTAGAAGTACTATTGGAAGTaacaaaattttgtgatttATATCTCATGGAACGAGTTCTGGATGATGAAAGCGAG AAAAGAGTTCTTGTAGCATTGGAAGAAGCAGGGGTATTCACTTCAGGTGGTCTGGTCAAGGACAAG GTTCTGTTCTGCAGCACAGAGAATGGGCGGTCATCGTTTGTTCGGCAATTGGAACCTGATTGGCATATTGATTCAAATCCTGAAATTGTCACTCAGTTGGCT AGGTTTATCAAGTATCAACTTCATGTATCTCCTTACAAAACTGAAAGAACTGCTGCAAATGTGTTCAGTGCTCCATCTCTGGAACAGTTCTTTGGATCCATATGA
- the LOC100527137 gene encoding cyclin-U1-1-like — MLTAGEYSNHSWPLQPETSLTELNLPRVLCILSSMLEKLVARNEKLVDILSQQLDGLNCGSVRLGNSLNTFHGVRAPSISIPKYLERIYKYTNCSPSCFVVGYVYIDRLTHRHPDSLVTSLNVHRLLVTSVMVASKMLDDEHYNNAVYARVGGVSNTELNKLELELLFLLDFRVMVSSRVFESYCFHLEKEMVINGTGMKIERALTPKAMDDLETEISVEDKQSPSPPQIVD; from the exons ATGTTAACAGCAGGTGAGTACAGCAACCACAGCTGGCCGCTGCAGCCAGAAACAAGCCTGACCGAGCTGAACTTGCCCAGAGTGctctgcattctctcttccaTGTTAGAGAAGCTGGTGGCTCGCAATGAAAAGCTCGTTGATATCCTGAGCCAGCAGCTAGATGGACTGAACTGTGGCTCAGTAAGACTTGGGAACAGCTTGAATACATTTCATGGCGTAAGAGCACCAAGCATAAGCATACCTAAGTACTTGGAGAGGATATACAAGTACACTAATTGTAGCCCCTCGTGTTTTGTGGTTGGCTATGTGTATATAGACAGGTTAACACATAGGCACCCTGATTCTCTTGTCACTTCCTTGAATGTGCACAGATTGCTAGTTACCAGTGTCATGGTGGCTTCCAAGATGCTTGATGATGA ACATTACAACAACGCCGTATATGCTCGAGTAGGAGGAGTAAGCAATACTGAATTGAACAAGCTTGAGTTAGAGTTACTCTTTCTGTTGGATTTTAGAGTTATGGTAAGCTCTCGGGTATTTGAGAGCTACTGTTTTCACTTAGAAAAAGAGATGGTTATCAATGGCACAGGCATGAAGATTGAAAGGGCATTAACACCAAAGGCTATGGATGACTTAGAGACTGAAATATCCGTTGAAGATAAACAAAGCCCTTCCCCACCTCAAATTGTAGACTAA
- the LOC100782103 gene encoding APO protein 4, mitochondrial, which translates to MESLRKMMRYGVLCSGNPRRLYATKVDLKKLRPMILKRIEKRAHTYPVRGMVPVANEVLQVRNDLIHGVSTLLNFLPLMACKFCPEIYIGEQGHLIQTCSGYKHRAKNRVHEWIKGGLNDILVPVETFHLDNMFQSVIRHNERFDFDRIPAVVELCWQAGADFHDENLNSSSWNLEADNGSVPETESLSPNDLTSIANKTLTAWETLRSGVEKLLLVYPVKVCKYCSEVHVGPSGHKARLCGVFKYESWKGAHFWMKANVDNLVPPKIVWRRRPQDPPVLLNEGRGFYGRVPAVLDLCSKAGAVVPAKYNCMMKVQGLSCQVNNNFFGITRESNS; encoded by the exons ATGGAGAGCCTGAGAAAGATGATGCGGTATGGTGTTCTGTGCTCCGGGAACCCTCGGCGTTTGTACGCCACGAAAGTGGACCTGAAAAAGCTCCGGCCGATGATTCTGAAGAGAATCGAGAAACGGGCACATACTTACCCGGTTCGCGGCATGGTTCCGGTTGCCAATGAGGTCCTCCAAGTCAGGAATGATCTCATCCATGGCGTTTCCACCCTTCTTAACTTCCTTCCTCTCATGGCTTGCAA ATTCTGTCCAGAGATATATATTGGTGAGCAGGGGCATTTGATTCAAACTTGCTCGGGTTACAAGCATCGTGCCAAGAACCGGGTTCATGAATGGATCAAAGGTGGTTTGAATGATATACTTGTCCCTGTTGAAACATTTCACCTGGACAACATGTTTCAAAGTGTTATTAGGCACAATGAAAGGTTTGACTTTGATCGCATCCCTGCTGTTGTTGAGCTATGCTGGCAAGCAGGGGCTGATTTCCATGATGAAAACCTTAATTCAAGTAGTTGGAACTTGGAAGCTGACAATGGAAGTGTTCCAGAAACCGAGTCTTTGTCACCAAATGATCTTACCTCTATAGCTAATAAAACATTAACTGCTTGGGAGACTCTTAGGTCTGGGGTGGAGAAGTTGTTGTTGGTTTATCCAGTAAAAGTTTGTAAATATTGTTCTGAGGTTCATGTTGGGCCATCAGGCCATAAAGCTAGACTCTGTGGGGTGTTCAAGTATGAGAGCTGGAAAGGTGCTCACTTTTGGATGAAAGCTAATGTGGATAATTTAGTTCCCCCAAAGATTGTATGGAGGCGAAGGCCTCAAGATCCTCCTGTCCTtttgaatgaagggagaggctTTTATGGGCGTGTTCCAGCTGTGTTGGATCTGTGCTCAAAAGCTGGTGCTGTTGTGCCTGCAAAGTATAATTGTATGATGAAGGTGCAAGGTTTGTCTTGTCAggtcaataataatttttttgggatCACAAGAGAATCAAACTCTTGA
- the LOC547872 gene encoding peroxidase 3: MGSNLRFLSLCLLALIASTHAQLQLGFYANSCPKAEQIVLKFVHDHIHNAPSLAAALIRMHFHDCFVRGCDASVLLNSTTNQAEKNAPPNLTVRGFDFIDRIKSLVEAECPGVVSCADILTLAARDTIVATGGPFWKVPTGRRDGVVSNLTEARNNIPAPSSNFTTLQTLFANQGLDLKDLVLLSGAHTIGIAHCSSLSNRLFNFTGKGDQDPSLDSEYAANLKAFKCTDLNKLNTTKIEMDPGSRKTFDLSYYSHVIKRRGLFESDAALLTNSVTKAQIIQLLEGSVENFFAEFATSIEKMGRINVKTGTEGEIRKHCAFINS; the protein is encoded by the exons ATGGGAAGCAACTTGAGGTTTTTGAGTCTTTGCCTCTTGGCATTGATTGCATCAACTCATGCTCAACTTCAGCTTGGTTTTTATGCTAACAGTTGCCCAAAAGCAGAGcaaattgttttgaaatttgttCATGACCATATCCACAATGCTCCATCACTAGCAGCTGCATTAATAAGAATGCACTTTCATGACTGTTTTGTAAGG GGATGTGATGCATCAGTCCTTCTGAACTCAACAACCAATCAGGCTGAGAAGAATGCTCCTCCAAATCTCACAGTAAGAGGCTTTGACTTCATTGACAGAATAAAGAGCCTTGTTGAAGCTGAATGCCCTGGTGTGGTCTCTTGTGCTGATATCCTCACTTTGGCTGCCAGAGACACTATTGTAGCCACA GGTGGACCTTTTTGGAAAGTTCCAACTGGTCGAAGGGATGGGGTCGTCTCTAACTTGACGGAAGCCAGAAATAACATTCCTGCTCCATCTTCCAACTTTACCACCCTACAAACACTCTTTGCTAACCAAGGACTTGATTTGAAGGACTTGGTCCTGCTCTCTG GTGCTCACACAATTGGTATCGCTCATTGCTCATCATTATCAAaccggttgttcaatttcactGGCAAGGGTGATCAAGACCCGTCACTAGATAGTGAATATGCTGCAAATTTGAAAGCATTCAAGTGCACAGACCTCAACAAGTTGAACACCACAAAAATTGAGATGGACCCTGGAAGTCGCAAGACATTTGATCTTAGCTACTATAGTCACGTTATTAAGAGAAGGGGTCTATTTGAGTCAGATGCTGCATTATTGACTAACTCAGTTACAAAGGCACAAATCATCCAATTGCTTGAAGGGTCAGTTGAAAATTTCTTTGCTGAGTTTGCAACCTCCATCGAGAAAATGGGAAGAATTAATGTGAAGACAGGGACAGAAGGAGAGATCAGGAAGCATTGTGCATTTATAAATAGCTAA
- the LOC100781014 gene encoding histone-lysine N-methyltransferase ATXR2: MVYIRCGTLNSFHCATEISALLTPPSPLQVQEHYHNLLSARGCSGITVKQDGNSGKGLYADMDFKEGELVLKDPMLVGAQHPLNKIDCLVCSFCFRFVGSIELQIGRKLYMQQLRANESHGCDVGSSSKHCHEMDSSDEEESTQQCTSGSPKTKVPLPEDVVQSLMNGQLVLPFSEKFSLPPAVPCPGGCGEAYYCSMSCAEVDWESSHSLLCTVESSDSARREALLKFIKHANKQMIYSSLLQRWWDCIALPDDVDSSDEASFRLQIKMLAFESLQLLKKAIFDKECESLFSLEIYGNIIGIFELNNLKKLRKLRNQFWMLLVKSILFIAKELHFFLCKAA; this comes from the exons ATGGTCTACATCCGATGTGGGACTCTTAACAGCTTTCACTGTGCCACTGAAATCTCTGCTCTTCTTACTCCTCCTTCACCTCTTCAAGTTCAG GAACATTATCACAACCTTTTGTCTGCAAGAGGGTGCAGTGGTATCACTGTCAAACAGGATGGCAACTCTggaaaag GTTTATATGCAGACATGGACTTCAAAGAGGGGGAACTGGTTCTGAAGGACCCCATGCTTGTAGGAGCTCAACATCCCCTCAACaag ATTGATTGTTTGGTGTGTAGCTTCTGCTTTCGTTTTGTTGGTTCCATAGAACTTCAAATTGGAAGGAAGCTTTACATGCAACAACTGAGGGCCAACGAGAGTCATGGTTGTGATGTGGGAAGCTCTTCGAAACACTGCCATGAAATGGATTCTTCAGATGAAGAGGAGAGCACTCAGCAATGCACTTCTGGTAGTCCCAAAACTAAAGTTCCTCTCCCTGAAGATGTTGTGCAATCTTTAATGAATGGCCAATTGGTGTTGCCTTTCTCCGAGAAGTTCTCCTTGCCGCCAGCTGTTCCATGCCCTGGTGGATGTGGAGAAGCTTACTATTGCAG CATGTCATGTGCAGAGGTGGATTGGGAATCCTCCCATTCTTTACTCTGTACTGTTGAGAGTTCTGATTCAGCTCGTAGAGAGGCACTCCTTAAATTCATCAAACATGCTAAT AAACAAATGATATATTCCTCCTTGCTGCAAAG GTGGTGGGACTGTATTGCTTTGCCAGACGATGTTGATTCTTCTGATGAAGCTTCATTcaggctgcaaataaaaatgTTGGCATTTGAG TCTCTCCAACTTCTTAAAAAAGCCATATTTGACAAGGAATGTGAGTCAT TATTCTCCCTTGAAATCTATGGAAATATCATCGGCATATTTGAGCTGAATAATCT GAAGAAGCTGAGAAAATTACGCAACCAATTCTGGATGCTCTTGGTGAAGAGTATTCTATTTATTGCAAAG gaaCTGCATTTTTTCCTTTGCAAAGCTGCTTGA
- the LOC100805809 gene encoding peroxisome biogenesis protein 22 isoform X2 translates to MKQSTIGKDLRSIGAVAGLAVAIVFTWRLLRSPSGSQRRQQKRQGPSSSNPGVGTNSNSNASVVPSDACSPSDDSRAQNVVDEFFQPVKPTLGQIVRQKLSEGRKVTCRLLGVILEESSPEELQKQATVRSSVLEVLLEVTKFCDLYLMERVLDDESEKRVLVALEEAGVFTSGGLVKDKVLFCSTENGRSSFVRQLEPDWHIDSNPEIVTQLARFIKYQLHVSPYKTERTAANVFSAPSLEQFFGSI, encoded by the exons ATGAAGCAAAGTACTATTGGGAAG GATTTACGCTCTATCGGGGCAGTTGCTGGTCTTGCTGTTGCAATTGTTTTCACATGGAGGCTCTTGAGATCTCCTTCTGGGTCTCAACGGAGGCAACAGAAACGGCAAGGTCCTTCATCTAGTAATCCTGGAGTCggtacaaattcaaattcaaatgcgTCGGTGGTTCCTTCGGATGCTTGTTCACCCTCAGATGATTCAAGGGCGCAAAATGTTGTTGATGAGTTCTTTCAGCCAGTCaag CCAACCTTGGGGCAGATAGTTAGGCAGAAGTTGAGTGAAGGAAGAAAG GTAACTTGTCGCCTTCTTGGAGTGATCCTTGAGGAAAGTAGTCCAGAGGAGCTGCAG AAACAAGCTACTGTGAGGTCCTCTGTGCTAGAAGTACTATTGGAAGTaacaaaattttgtgatttATATCTCATGGAACGAGTTCTGGATGATGAAAGCGAG AAAAGAGTTCTTGTAGCATTGGAAGAAGCAGGGGTATTCACTTCAGGTGGTCTGGTCAAGGACAAG GTTCTGTTCTGCAGCACAGAGAATGGGCGGTCATCGTTTGTTCGGCAATTGGAACCTGATTGGCATATTGATTCAAATCCTGAAATTGTCACTCAGTTGGCT AGGTTTATCAAGTATCAACTTCATGTATCTCCTTACAAAACTGAAAGAACTGCTGCAAATGTGTTCAGTGCTCCATCTCTGGAACAGTTCTTTGGATCCATATGA
- the MYB172 gene encoding MYB transcription factor MYB172 isoform X1, whose product MADSDLSSSQISTHSTDSGNRGSSKVEFSEDEETLIIRMYKLVGERWSIIAGRIPGRTAEEIEKYWTSRFSGSSE is encoded by the exons ATGGCTGACTCGGATCTCTCTTCAAGTCAAATTTCTACACATTCTACTG ATTCAGGAAATCGAGGGTCTTCCAAAGTTGAATTTTCTGAAGATGAGGAAACCCTCATCATCAGGATGTATAAACTGGTAGGGGAGAG gtggTCTATAATTGCTGGAAGGATTCCTGGAAGAACAGCAGAGGAAATAGAGAAGTATTGGACTTCAAGATTCTCGGGCTCTAGTGAATGA
- the LOC102660930 gene encoding peroxidase 3: MKMGSNLRFLSLCLLALIASTHAQLQLGFYAQSCPKAEKIILKFVHEHIHNAPSLAAALIRMHFHDCFVRGCDGSVLLNSTTNQAEKNAPPNLTVRGFDFIDRIKSLVEAECPGVVSCADILTLAARDTIVATGGPYWKVPTGRRDGVISNLVEARNNIPAPFDNITTLQTLFANQGLDLKDLVLLSGAHTIGIAHCSSLSNRLFNFTGKGDQDPSLDSEYAANLKAFKCKDLSKLNTTKIEMDPGSRKTFDLSYYSHVIKRRGLFESDAALLTNSVTKSQIIQLLEGTVENFSAEFATSIEKMGRINVKTGTEGEIRKHCAFVNS; encoded by the exons ATGAAAATGGGAAGCAACTTGAGGTTTTTGAGTCTTTGCCTCTTGGCATTGATTGCATCAACTCATGCCCAACTTCAGCTTGGTTTTTATGCCCAGAGCTGCCCAAAAGCTGagaaaatcattttgaaatttgttcATGAGCATATCCACAATGCTCCATCACTAGCAGCTGCATTGATAAGAATGCATTTCCATGATTGTTTTGTAAGG GGATGTGATGGATCAGTCCTTCTGAACTCAACAACCAATCAGGCTGAGAAGAATGCTCCTCCAAATCTCACAGTAAGAGGCTTTGACTTCATTGACAGAATAAAGAGCCTTGTTGAAGCTGAATGCCCTGGTGTGGTCTCTTGTGCTGATATCCTCACTTTGGCTGCCAGAGACACTATTGTAGCCACA GGTGGACCCTATTGGAAAGTTCCAACAGGTCGAAGGGATGGGGTCATCTCTAACTTGGTGGAAGCCAGAAATAACATTCCTGCTCCATTTGACAACATCACTACGCTACAGACACTCTTTGCCAACCAAGGACTTGATTTGAAGGACTTGGTCCTGCTCTCTG GTGCTCACACAATTGGTATCGCTCATTGTTCATCATTATCAAACCGCTTGTTCAATTTCACTGGCAAGGGTGATCAAGACCCTTCACTAGACAGTGAATATGCTGCAAATCTGAAAGCCTTCAAGTGCAAGGACCTCAGTAAATTGAACACCACAAAAATTGAGATGGACCCTGGAAGTCGCAAGACATTTGATCTTAGCTACTATAGTCACGTTATTAAGAGAAGGGGTCTATTTGAATCAGATGCTGCATTGTTGACTAACTCAGTTACAAAGTCTCAAATCATCCAATTGCTTGAAGGGACAGTTGAAAATTTCTCTGCTGAGTTTGCAACCTCCATAGAGAAAATGGGAAGAATTAATGTGAAGACAGGGACAGAGGGAGAGATCAGGAAGCATTGTGCATTCGTAAATAGCTAA
- the LOC100805809 gene encoding peroxisome biogenesis protein 22 isoform X3 yields MVLIRDCDLRSIGAVAGLAVAIVFTWRLLRSPSGSQRRQQKRQGPSSSNPGVGTNSNSNASVVPSDACSPSDDSRAQNVVDEFFQPVKPTLGQIVRQKLSEGRKVTCRLLGVILEESSPEELQKQATVRSSVLEVLLEVTKFCDLYLMERVLDDESEKRVLVALEEAGVFTSGGLVKDKVLFCSTENGRSSFVRQLEPDWHIDSNPEIVTQLARFIKYQLHVSPYKTERTAANVFSAPSLEQFFGSI; encoded by the exons ATGGTTTTGATCCGGGACTGT GATTTACGCTCTATCGGGGCAGTTGCTGGTCTTGCTGTTGCAATTGTTTTCACATGGAGGCTCTTGAGATCTCCTTCTGGGTCTCAACGGAGGCAACAGAAACGGCAAGGTCCTTCATCTAGTAATCCTGGAGTCggtacaaattcaaattcaaatgcgTCGGTGGTTCCTTCGGATGCTTGTTCACCCTCAGATGATTCAAGGGCGCAAAATGTTGTTGATGAGTTCTTTCAGCCAGTCaag CCAACCTTGGGGCAGATAGTTAGGCAGAAGTTGAGTGAAGGAAGAAAG GTAACTTGTCGCCTTCTTGGAGTGATCCTTGAGGAAAGTAGTCCAGAGGAGCTGCAG AAACAAGCTACTGTGAGGTCCTCTGTGCTAGAAGTACTATTGGAAGTaacaaaattttgtgatttATATCTCATGGAACGAGTTCTGGATGATGAAAGCGAG AAAAGAGTTCTTGTAGCATTGGAAGAAGCAGGGGTATTCACTTCAGGTGGTCTGGTCAAGGACAAG GTTCTGTTCTGCAGCACAGAGAATGGGCGGTCATCGTTTGTTCGGCAATTGGAACCTGATTGGCATATTGATTCAAATCCTGAAATTGTCACTCAGTTGGCT AGGTTTATCAAGTATCAACTTCATGTATCTCCTTACAAAACTGAAAGAACTGCTGCAAATGTGTTCAGTGCTCCATCTCTGGAACAGTTCTTTGGATCCATATGA
- the LOC100781557 gene encoding uncharacterized protein, which yields MRVAIVTRTNQFFIEVGTQETVAAIKRKIEQILGIPVPSQILTVSGWELLDGLDMEDYPIVTEGTKIDLTIKPVEPHPSKMQITVKFSARKFNIEVDRTDTVRSLKEKIHIIDSTPIKRMTLYFSGRELDEDFRILSEYGIREFSEIVVFLKPLNRSREEPPTRKLSLVVQTSSSLLNGATIPLEMRDASTVSDLKQLLISRKILPVDDYLFIHKQRIMRDSCSLRWHGVEDGDCLYVFKGTVSRSGYA from the coding sequence ATGAGAGTTGCCATTGTCACAAGAACAAACCAATTTTTCATTGAAGTAGGTACCCAAGAAACAGTTGCAGCAATCAAGAGGAAAATAGAACAAATCCTGGGGATTCCAGTGCCCTCACAAATCCTAACAGTTTCTGGGTGGGAACTATTGGATGGATTAGACATGGAAGATTACCCAATAGTGACTGAAGGTACAAAAATTGACCTCACCATCAAACCAGTGGAGCCACACCCTAGCAAAATGCAAATCACAGTAAAATTTTCAGCTAGAAAGTTTAACATTGAGGTGGACAGAACCGACACTGTTCGCAGCTTGAAGGAAAAAATTCACATCATTGATAGCACACCCATCAAAAGAATGACATTATACTTTTCAGGGAGAGAATTGGATGAAGATTTTAGAATCTTGAGTGAGTATGGCATACGTGAATTTTCTGAGATTGTTGTGTTCCTCAAGCCCTTGAATCGATCGAGAGAAGAACCTCCCACAAGGAAGTTAAGCTTGGTAGTACAAACTTCCTCTAGTTTGCTTAATGGTGCCACCATTCCACTGGAGATGAGAGATGCAAGCACAGTCAGTGACTTGAAGCAGTTACTGATAAGCAGAAAAATTCTGCCAGTTGATGACTATTTGTTCATACACAAGCAGAGGATCATGCGTGATAGCTGTAGCCTCAGGTGGCATGGAGTTGAAGATGGAGACTGTCTCTATGTGTTTAAGGGGACAGTTAGTCGCAGTGGGTATGCATGA